The nucleotide sequence GTACCCGACCTCGGTGGTCGTGGTGGCCTTCGTGGTGGTGGCGATCATCATGATCTTCGTGATCCCGGCCTTCAAGCAGGTGTTCACCTCCTTCGGCGCCGACCTGCCCGCCCCCACGCTGTTCGTGATGGCGGTCAGCGAGTTCTTCGTGGCCTACTGGTGGCTGATCTTCGGCGTGATCGGTGGCGGCCTCTACTTCTTCTTCCAGGCCTGGAAGCGCAACGAGCGCGTGCAGCGCGTCATGGACCGCCTGCTGCTGCGGATACCGATCTTCGGCGCGCTGATCGAGAAGTCCTGCGTCGCGCGCTGGACGCGCACGCTGGCCACCATGTTCGCCGCAGGCGTGCCGCTGGTCGAAGCGCTCGACTCGGTGGGCGGCGCCTCGGGCAACACCGTGTACGGCGACGCCACGGCCAAGATCCAGCAGGAGGTGTCGACGGGCACCAGCCTCACGAACGCGATGACCAACGTCAACCTGTTCCCCTCGATGGTGATCCAGATGACCGCGATCGGCGAGGAATCGGGCTCCATCGACCACATGCTCGGCAAGGCCGCCGACTTCTACGAGTCCGAGGTCGACGACATGGTCGCCGGCCTCTCGAGCCTGATGGAGCCGATCATCATCGTCTTCCTCGGCGTGATCATCGGCGGCATCGTGGTCTCGATGTACCTGCCCATCTTCAAGCTCGGCCAGGTCGTCTGATGCCGGTGTCGCAGGGATTCGACGCCGCGCTGGCCGGCGTCCTCGGTCTGTTGATCGGCAGCTTCCTCAACGTGGTGATCTACCGCACGCCGGCGATGATGTATCGCGACTGGCTCAACGACGCGGTCGCGAACCTCATGAGTTCGAAGGACATGCCTTCGCTCTGGTCGCTGGTCTTCGGCCCGAAGGCGCAGCCGCCGGCCGGTCTCGAGGCCGCGGCCGACAAGGCCGCGATCGAGCTCGAGAAGCTGCCGCGCTTCGACCTCATGCGGCCCGGCTCGCGCTGCGGCAGCTGCGGCCACGTGATCCGCTGGTACGAGAACATCCCGGTGCTGAGCTACCTCGCGCTGCGCGGCCGCTGCGGCGCCTGCAAGACGCGCATCAGCCCGCGCTATCCGCTGGTCGAACTGGCCACCGCCGCGCTGTTCGCGCTGTGCGGCCACCGCTTCGGCCTCACGCCGGCGGGCGCGCTCTGGGCCGCCTTCGCGGCGCTGCTGGTCTGCCAGTTCCTGATCGACTTCGACACCCAGTTCCTGCCCGACTCGCTCAACTACCTGCTGCTGTGGCTCGGCCTGATCGGCGCGGCCGCGGGCTGGACCGGTACCTCGCTGCAGCTCTCGGTCTGGGGCGCGGTGTTCGGCTACCTCAGCCTCTGGCTGGTCTACCATGGCTACCGACTCGTCACGGGCAAGGAAGGCATGGGCTACGGCGACTTCAAGCTGCTGGCGGCACTGGGCGCATGGCTCGGTGCCGACTACCTGATCGCGATCATCCTGGTCTCGTCGCTCGTGGGCGCCGTGCAGGGCCTGGGCATGCGTTTGGCCGGCAAGCTGGCCCACAAGGACATCCCGATCGCCTTCGGCCCCTTCCTCGCGGGCGCGGGCCTGGTCTGCCTCGTCATCGGCCCGGGCGCAGTCAAGCAATGGGCGCCCTTCGCCTTCCCGCTCGGCCCCTGGCTGCACTGAAGGCCAAGCCCCTCCCATGATCCGGCGCATCGGCCTCACCGGCGGCATCGGCAGCGGCAAGAGCACCGTCGCGGGCCTGCTGGTCGCCGAGGGCGCCGTGCTGGTCGACACCGATGCCATCGCGCGCCGCATCGCCGAACCCGGCGGCATCGCGATGCCGGCGCTCGAGGCGCGCTTCGGCGCCGCGGTGCTGCGGCCGGACGGCGGCCTCGACCGCGCCCGCATGCGCGAGATCGTGTTCCAGGACGCCGAGGCCAAGCGCGCGCTCGAAGGCATCCTGCATCCCCTGATCGGCGCCGAGACCCGGCGCGAGGCGGCCGACGCCGGTCCCGATGCCACCGTCGTCTTCGATGTCCCGCTGCTGGTCGAATCGGGACGCTGGCGCGCGCTCGTCGAACGCGTGCTGGTGGTCGACGCCACCGAAGCCACCCAGCTGCGGCGCGTCGTCGCGCGCTCGGGCTGGACGCCCGAAGCGGTGCGCTCGGTGATCGCGCAGCAGGCCCCGCGGGCGCTGCGCCGGGCCGCGGCCGACGCGGTCATCGACAACGAAAGCCTGACCCTGGAGGAACTCGCCGCGCAGGTGCGGGGTCTCTGGAAACGGTGGGCCTCGGCCGGCACGCGATAATCGCCGGTTAGCCGCAGCGGCGGCTGCACCACGATTACGACAAAAAGGCGCTCGCTGCAGCGCCTCCTTTCGAGATGCTGTTCAACTCGTATCCCTTCATCTTTGTCTATTTCCCGCTGGTGCTGCTCGGGTTCTTCCTGATCGGCAAACGCAACATCCGGGCCGCGGCCGGGTTTCTTGCGCTGGCCTCGCTGTTCTTCTATGGCTGGTGGAGCGTGCAGGCCCTGCCGCTGCTGCTGGCCTCGATCTGCGTCAACTACTGGTTCGGCCTGCGCCTGACGCCGGCACCGGGGCGCGACGACCGTCGGCGCAAGACCCTGCTGATCACCGCGCTCACGGTCAACCTCGTGGTGCTGGCGGTCTTCAAGTACGCGAACTTCTTCGTCTCGAACGTCAACGACGGCCTGAGCGCCGCGGGCCTCGCGCCGATCCCGCTGCTGCACATCGTGCTGCCGATCGGCATCTCGTTCTACACCTTCACGCAGATCGCCTTCCTGGTCGACTGCTGGCAGGGCAAGGTGCACGAGCGCAGCTTCATCCACTACGTGCTGTTCGTCACCTACTTCCCGCATCTGATCGCGGGCCCGGTGCTGCACCACGCGCAGATGATGCCGCAGTTCGCCAACCCGGCGACCTACCGCGCCGACCCCAACAAGATCGCGCTCGGGCTGGCCATCTTCACCTTCGGCCTGGCCAAGAAGCTGCTGATCGCCGACTCGATGGGCCAGTACGCCGACCTGGTCTTCAACGGCGTGCACAACGGCATCGAGCCCACGCTCTACACGGCTTGGTTCGGCGTGCTCGCCTATACGCTGCAGATCTACTTCGACTTCTCGGGCTACTCCGACATGGCGGTCGGCCTGTCGCTGTGCCTGGGCGTGCAGCTGCCGCTGAACTTCAACTCGCCCTACAAGTCGACCAGCATCATCGAGTTCTGGCGCCGCTGGCACATCTCGCTTTCGACCTTCCTGCGCGACTACCTGTACATCCCGCTGGGCGGCAACCGCAAGGGCCCGAAGCGCCGCCACGTGAACCTGTTCCTCACGATGGTGCTCGGCGGCCTGTGGCACGGCGCGGCCTGGACCTTCGTGATCTGGGGCGCGCTGCATGGCATCTTCCTGATGATCAACCACGTCTGGACCACCACCTTCCGCAAGGGCCCGTCGGGCATCGCCGGCCGCGTCTTCGGCTGGTTCCTGACCTTCCTGTGCGTGATGATCGCCTGGGTGATGTTCCGCGCCGAGAGCCTGCATGCCGCCATGGACATCTATCGCGGCATGCTGGGCCTGCACGGCGCGCCCGACACCGCCTTCCGCGAGTTCCTCGCGGTGCCCTACCGCAAGCCCGAGTTCTTCCAGACCATGCTGGTGGCGATCATCATCTGCCTCGCGCTGCCGCCCACCATCACGCTGCAGCGCTGGGTGCCGCAGGCCGCCGCGCTCGCCGGCCGGCCCCAGCTCAACAAGCTGTTCACGGCCGCGATGGCGCTCTTCACCGTGACGCTGCTCGGCATCTGCATCTCGAAACTGGGCACCTACAGCCCCTTCCTCTATTTCCAGTTCTGACATGACGCCCGCAAAACTGTGGCTGCGGATCTTCGTGGCCGGATTCCTCCTCATCTCGTCGCTGCTGGTGCTCACGCTCGCGACGCCCATTCCCTATGGCGACCTGAGCCGCATCGGCCTGATGTCCGACCGCGAGTTCGGCTGGACCCAGGAGCCGCCGAAGGTCGCGCCCGAGTACCTGCGTGCCGTACCGCTCGACCAGGCCGACATCCTCGTGATCGGCGACAGCTTCTCGATGACGCACCGCTGGCAGTCGGTGCTGGTCAAGGGCGGCTACAAGGTCACCACGGCTTTCTGGGGGCAGTTCGACGAGCGCCTGTGCGGCGACTTCGATGCCTGGCT is from Variovorax paradoxus and encodes:
- a CDS encoding type II secretion system F family protein codes for the protein MATAASTANRQRRDVKEFVFEWEGKDRNGKLVRGELRAAGENQVQAALRRQGVLASKIKKRRTRSGKSIKPKDIAIFTRQLATMMKAGVPLLQSFDIVGRGNANPSVAKLLNDIRSDVETGTSLSSAFRKFPKYFDNLYCNLVEAGEAAGILEELLDRLATYMEKTEAIKSKIKSALMYPTSVVVVAFVVVAIIMIFVIPAFKQVFTSFGADLPAPTLFVMAVSEFFVAYWWLIFGVIGGGLYFFFQAWKRNERVQRVMDRLLLRIPIFGALIEKSCVARWTRTLATMFAAGVPLVEALDSVGGASGNTVYGDATAKIQQEVSTGTSLTNAMTNVNLFPSMVIQMTAIGEESGSIDHMLGKAADFYESEVDDMVAGLSSLMEPIIIVFLGVIIGGIVVSMYLPIFKLGQVV
- a CDS encoding MBOAT family protein, with the protein product MLFNSYPFIFVYFPLVLLGFFLIGKRNIRAAAGFLALASLFFYGWWSVQALPLLLASICVNYWFGLRLTPAPGRDDRRRKTLLITALTVNLVVLAVFKYANFFVSNVNDGLSAAGLAPIPLLHIVLPIGISFYTFTQIAFLVDCWQGKVHERSFIHYVLFVTYFPHLIAGPVLHHAQMMPQFANPATYRADPNKIALGLAIFTFGLAKKLLIADSMGQYADLVFNGVHNGIEPTLYTAWFGVLAYTLQIYFDFSGYSDMAVGLSLCLGVQLPLNFNSPYKSTSIIEFWRRWHISLSTFLRDYLYIPLGGNRKGPKRRHVNLFLTMVLGGLWHGAAWTFVIWGALHGIFLMINHVWTTTFRKGPSGIAGRVFGWFLTFLCVMIAWVMFRAESLHAAMDIYRGMLGLHGAPDTAFREFLAVPYRKPEFFQTMLVAIIICLALPPTITLQRWVPQAAALAGRPQLNKLFTAAMALFTVTLLGICISKLGTYSPFLYFQF
- a CDS encoding prepilin peptidase, which encodes MPVSQGFDAALAGVLGLLIGSFLNVVIYRTPAMMYRDWLNDAVANLMSSKDMPSLWSLVFGPKAQPPAGLEAAADKAAIELEKLPRFDLMRPGSRCGSCGHVIRWYENIPVLSYLALRGRCGACKTRISPRYPLVELATAALFALCGHRFGLTPAGALWAAFAALLVCQFLIDFDTQFLPDSLNYLLLWLGLIGAAAGWTGTSLQLSVWGAVFGYLSLWLVYHGYRLVTGKEGMGYGDFKLLAALGAWLGADYLIAIILVSSLVGAVQGLGMRLAGKLAHKDIPIAFGPFLAGAGLVCLVIGPGAVKQWAPFAFPLGPWLH
- a CDS encoding dephospho-CoA kinase, which encodes MIRRIGLTGGIGSGKSTVAGLLVAEGAVLVDTDAIARRIAEPGGIAMPALEARFGAAVLRPDGGLDRARMREIVFQDAEAKRALEGILHPLIGAETRREAADAGPDATVVFDVPLLVESGRWRALVERVLVVDATEATQLRRVVARSGWTPEAVRSVIAQQAPRALRRAAADAVIDNESLTLEELAAQVRGLWKRWASAGTR